Sequence from the Egibacter rhizosphaerae genome:
ACGAGGTCCACACGGTTGTCCCCGGGCTCCGTGGTTGGCTCGGCGACCGCCAGGTAGCGCCCGTCGGGCGAGAACCCCAGCGGCTGGGTCCATCCCTCGGTGGCGTAGACCCGGTCCTCCCGACCGGTGGCGAGCTCCCGGGAGTACGTGTCGAACGCGACCCCGTCGCGCCGATTGGAGGCGTAGGCGATCCTGCGCCCGTCGCGGGTGCTGCCGCCGGGCCGGTGGATGTACTCCCGATCGACCACGAGCGGATGCAGATCGTCGGGACCCCCGAAGGGCCCATCGGGCCGATCGTGGCCCACGTAGAGCTGGTGGCGTTCATCGCCGCCGCGGTCGGCGACGACGAGCAGCCGATCACCCCCCGCGCCACCGTCCGGGTCGTTCCCGGGCCAAGGGTCCGCGGGCAGGTAGCCGGCACCGACCGGCTCGTCGAACCGCGTGACCGGCTGCAGCGCCTCGACCGCGCGCGGTGGACCATCCCGGTGCGGCGCGTCCAGTCGAAAGGCCTGCGTCGTGCCGGGGAGGTCGCTCGCCACGAGCAACTTGTCCCCACCCGGAGCCCATCCTGCCGGCCCGGCGGTCCGGATCTCCAGATACGAGCGGACGTCGACACTCGCCCCGCTCGTCGGATCGCCGTCACCGACCACCGAGTCCGTCATCCGATCTCCTCGCCGGACGCGAGGCGCGGGAGCTCCTCGACCCAGTGCTGGCGGCGAATCCCGAACGGGTACATGGTGTGCGCGCGGTCGTCGTCCGGGTTGAAGGCGACGATCGCGACGGGATGGCTCACGTAGTAGCTGCCATCCTCGTCGGCGTCCTCGAAGATCGGCTCCGGGAGGTTCAGCGCGGCCAGGCCCTCCTCGATCTCGTCGAGGTCGCCGTGCAACCCGACGTACGACTCGTCGAAGCCCGACAGGTACTCGTCGAGCCGCTCCGGCGTGTCCCGCTCGGGATCGACGGTGACGAACACGACCTCGATATCGTCCGTCGTCTCCGCCGAGAGCTCGTCCATGGCTCCCGACAACACCGACAGGTGCGCGGGGCAGAAATCCGGGCAGTGGGTGAACCCGAAGAACAGCAGCGTCGGCTTGCCAGCGGTCTCCTCCCGCAGGTCGTAGGGCTCGCCGTGCTGGTCGGTCAGCTCCAGGTCGGGCTTGTCGAGCGGGTCCTCGAGCTCCAGTCGCCACTCGTCGTCGCTGTCGAGCTGCAACTGCTCCGGCGTCCCGTCGCTGGCCTCGACCTCGACCTCGCCGTTCCCCTGCGCAGCGTCGCCGTCCCCGTCCCCGCTGACTTCGTCCTCGCCCGCCGTCGGGGTGCAGGCCGCCAGCAACAGCCCGGCGGCCAGCGCCGCCGTGACCGGCCCGACCCTCCGGCGCCCGGTGTCGCGCGCGTCCCGGCTCGTCGTGGTCTCGACCCTCATCGGCTCATCCTCGTCATCGTGATCCGGTGTGCTACCCATCCTCGTCCTCGTCGTCCCCGCCGTCCCCGTCGTCCTCGCCGTCCCCGTGGCTCCCATCGTCCCCGTGGCCCCCATCCTCGCCGGGACCACCGAGTTCGGTCACCGTGACGTCGACGGCGATCGGCTCGTGGGCGTCGAACTCGAGCGTCAGGTCGATCCGGTCCCCGACGGACAACGGCTCCGGTTCGACGAGCATCAGGTGCCAGCCCCCCTCCTCGAGGGCCACCCGTTCGCCCGCGGGGACGACCAGCTCGTCGGCCTCGCGCATGGTCGCGGCGCCGTCGTCGACCACGGTCTCGTGCAACTCGACGTCGGCCGCGTGCTCGGTCGATACGTCCACGAGCACCGCGTCCGCGTCCCCACGGTTGACGAGTTCCAGGTAGACGGCGGCGACGTCGTGGGTCGGAGGCTCGGGGGAGCGTGCATCGTCCGCGGTGATCTCGGCCTCCCCTTCGCATCCGGCGAGCGCGACGGTGGCGACCACCGTGAGGACGAGTCGACGGGGCAGCATCCCTGCCAAGCCTGCCACGAGCACGCGCGCGAGGCTGCCGCGGGTTAGGCTGCGGCGCTCACCGGTGCCGCGTCAGCGAGGGGGACGATGGCGGGGAGGCCTCCGCGACGGCCGCTTCCCCTGAGGGTCCTGCTCCGGCTCGGCGCCCACGGGGCGGTCGACGAGCGGCCCCTGCCGCAGGTGCGCCGGGACGCGGATCGCGCGGGTCCCCACCTGGACCGACTCTGTCATCCACCCGCCCCTGCCCCCGCTCGGCTGGAGCGCCGGCTCGTCACCGCGAGCGACGGGGCCGCGTCCCCTTGCGCGTCCTCGTTCCCCGTACCCCGAGCCGGGGCCCCCGCCCGTCTGGGTCTACCTGCACGGCGGGGGGTGTCGCTGGCTCCGCCGAGCTCAACGACCGTTTTCAACGCCGGGTCGCCGCTGACGTGGGATGCGCGGTCGTCGCGGTCGACTACCGGCTCGCGCCCGAGCACCCGTTCCGCGAGGCCTCGAGGACTGCTACGACACGTTGGAGTGGCTCGTCGCACACGGTGACGAAGTCGGTGTGGATGCTCGACGACTGGCGATCGGTGGCGACAGCGCGGGCGGGAACCTCGCGGCCGCTGCTTGTCTGCTCACCCGAGAGCGTGGGGGTCCGCGAATCCAGCACCAGGCCCTGTTGTATCCCCCGCTCGACGCGACGCTCACCCAGCCGTCGGTCTCGTCGAACGGGGACGGCTACCTGCTCAGCCGTCGGGAGCTCCAGCGCTTCGTCTCGGCCTACGTGCCGGGTCCGTGGACCTCCGCCATCCGCTCGTCTCCCCCTCCACGCTCTGACCTCACGGGGCTCCCCCGCGCCCTCGTGGTCACCGCGGGCCTCGATCCACTGCGGGACGAGGGCGACGGCTACGCGGCCCGGCTGCGGGCGGCCGGCGTGCCGGTCACCCACCGGCGGTACCCGCGAATGGTGCACGGGTTCACCCTGATGCTCCCACGCCTCCTCGGTGACGCAGCCGACTCGGTGGCGCTCCTCACGGCCGAGGTGCGTCGCGCCCTCGCGGGTCCACCGAGCGCGAGAGGCACGACGGCGGCAACGGGCGTGTGAGTGATGCGCGCATCGGGTCCCCGCCCCGGCTCTTCGAATGCGCAACACTGGGGGCGAGGCAAGGAGGAGCCTCGGTGCCCTATCCGCTGGACGACAAGCTCGTGGTCGGGATCACCAGCCGTGCGCTGTTCGATCTCGTCGCCGA
This genomic interval carries:
- a CDS encoding SCO family protein, with amino-acid sequence MRVETTTSRDARDTGRRRVGPVTAALAAGLLLAACTPTAGEDEVSGDGDGDAAQGNGEVEVEASDGTPEQLQLDSDDEWRLELEDPLDKPDLELTDQHGEPYDLREETAGKPTLLFFGFTHCPDFCPAHLSVLSGAMDELSAETTDDIEVVFVTVDPERDTPERLDEYLSGFDESYVGLHGDLDEIEEGLAALNLPEPIFEDADEDGSYYVSHPVAIVAFNPDDDRAHTMYPFGIRRQHWVEELPRLASGEEIG
- a CDS encoding copper chaperone PCu(A)C, translated to MLVAGLAGMLPRRLVLTVVATVALAGCEGEAEITADDARSPEPPTHDVAAVYLELVNRGDADAVLVDVSTEHAADVELHETVVDDGAATMREADELVVPAGERVALEEGGWHLMLVEPEPLSVGDRIDLTLEFDAHEPIAVDVTVTELGGPGEDGGHGDDGSHGDGEDDGDGGDDEDEDG